From Bordetella flabilis, the proteins below share one genomic window:
- a CDS encoding SecDF P1 head subdomain-containing protein, with amino-acid sequence MHIQLRTLAPAMLMATVLLAGCQTPGNKTAGGTTAPDQAATTPATPSTSTPSTQTPASASVGFYIAQTQSAPDLMEVKLADASVYVQRQPVLTRADLTEAAALVDRQGKNFVGLRFTPEGARKLADVSTQNVGKLLVLVVNGQLVAAPRIAEPLNRGVLAFGVDTAQTANEIAARVRGDAPAAAGGAAPSSAPASAPATAPSNTRGSSSPAR; translated from the coding sequence ATGCACATACAACTCCGTACCCTGGCGCCCGCGATGTTGATGGCCACGGTGCTTCTGGCCGGGTGCCAGACGCCGGGCAACAAGACGGCCGGCGGTACCACGGCCCCGGACCAGGCGGCCACCACGCCTGCCACGCCTTCCACGTCGACGCCATCCACCCAGACGCCCGCGAGCGCGTCGGTGGGCTTCTATATTGCGCAGACCCAGTCCGCGCCCGACCTGATGGAAGTGAAGCTGGCCGACGCCTCCGTGTATGTGCAACGGCAACCCGTGCTGACCCGCGCGGACTTGACTGAAGCCGCCGCCCTGGTGGACCGGCAGGGCAAGAATTTCGTCGGCTTGCGGTTTACCCCCGAGGGCGCACGCAAGCTTGCCGATGTAAGCACGCAGAATGTCGGCAAGCTGCTGGTGCTGGTGGTCAACGGCCAGCTCGTGGCCGCCCCGCGGATCGCCGAGCCGCTGAACCGCGGCGTGCTGGCATTCGGCGTCGATACGGCGCAAACGGCCAACGAGATCGCGGCGCGCGTGCGAGGCGATGCGCCCGCCGCGGCCGGTGGCGCCGCGCCGTCATCGGCCCCGGCGTCGGCACCCGCAACGGCGCCTTCCAATACGCGCGGTTCCTCTTCGCCCGCGCGTTGA
- the thiC gene encoding phosphomethylpyrimidine synthase ThiC, giving the protein MNANPKFLAATAEVDAAAVAPLPKSRKVYQQGSRADIRVPFREIEQQATPTMFGGETNPPLTVYDTSGPYTDPDVKIDIRRGLAELRRPWIEERADTELLAGPSSAYGRERLEDPKLTAMRFDLQRPPRRARAGANVTQMHYARRGIVTPEMEFVAIRENLRREHYLDALRASGPEGEKLVKRMLRQHPGQSFGAAIPATITPEFVRDEVARGRAIIPANINHPELEPMAIGRNFLVKINANIGNSAVSSGIGEEVEKMTWAIRWGGDTVMDLSTGKHIHETREWIVRNSPVPIGTVPIYQALEKVDGKAEDLTWEIFRDTLIEQAEQGVDYFTIHAGVRLPFIPMTADRMTGIVSRGGSIMAKWCLAHHRESFLYERFEEICEIMKAYDVSFSLGDGLRPGSAYDANDEAQFAELKTLGELTQVAWKHDVQVMIEGPGHVPMQMIKENMDLQLEHCHEAPFYTLGPLTTDIAPGYDHITSGIGAALIGWYGTAMLCYVTPKEHLGLPNKKDVKDGIITYKIAAHAADLAKGHPGAAIRDNALSKARFEFRWEDQFNLGLDPDTAKEFHDETLPKDSMKVAHFCSMCGPHFCSMKITQDVREYAASQGVAEQEALQKGMQEKAVEFVRKGAEIYHQT; this is encoded by the coding sequence ATGAACGCCAATCCCAAGTTCCTGGCCGCGACGGCCGAAGTGGACGCCGCCGCGGTGGCGCCCCTGCCCAAGTCCCGCAAAGTCTATCAGCAGGGCTCGCGTGCCGACATTCGCGTCCCCTTCCGCGAGATCGAACAGCAAGCCACGCCGACCATGTTCGGCGGCGAAACCAACCCGCCCCTGACTGTCTATGACACGAGCGGTCCCTATACGGACCCCGACGTCAAGATCGACATCCGCCGCGGCCTGGCCGAACTGCGCCGCCCGTGGATCGAAGAGCGCGCGGATACCGAACTGCTGGCCGGGCCGTCCAGCGCCTACGGTCGCGAACGCCTGGAAGACCCCAAGCTGACCGCCATGCGTTTCGACCTGCAGCGCCCGCCGCGCCGCGCCCGGGCGGGCGCGAACGTCACGCAGATGCATTACGCGCGCCGCGGCATCGTCACGCCGGAAATGGAATTCGTCGCCATCCGCGAGAACCTGCGTCGCGAGCACTACCTGGACGCGCTGCGCGCCAGCGGCCCGGAAGGCGAAAAGCTGGTCAAGCGCATGCTGCGGCAGCATCCCGGCCAGTCCTTCGGCGCCGCCATTCCAGCCACCATCACGCCGGAATTCGTGCGTGACGAGGTGGCGCGCGGCCGCGCCATCATCCCGGCCAACATCAACCACCCCGAGCTCGAGCCCATGGCCATCGGGCGCAACTTCCTGGTCAAGATCAACGCCAACATCGGCAACTCGGCGGTCAGCTCGGGCATCGGTGAAGAAGTAGAGAAGATGACCTGGGCCATCCGGTGGGGCGGCGACACGGTCATGGATTTGTCCACGGGTAAGCATATCCACGAGACCCGCGAGTGGATCGTGCGCAATTCGCCGGTGCCCATCGGCACGGTGCCCATCTACCAGGCCCTGGAGAAGGTGGACGGCAAGGCCGAGGACCTGACCTGGGAAATTTTCCGTGACACGCTGATCGAGCAGGCCGAGCAGGGCGTGGATTACTTCACTATCCACGCCGGCGTGCGCCTGCCCTTCATTCCCATGACCGCGGACCGCATGACGGGCATCGTGTCGCGCGGCGGGTCCATCATGGCCAAGTGGTGCCTGGCGCACCACCGCGAAAGCTTCCTCTACGAGCGTTTCGAGGAAATCTGCGAAATCATGAAGGCCTACGACGTCAGCTTCTCGCTGGGCGATGGCCTGCGTCCCGGCTCGGCCTACGACGCCAACGACGAAGCGCAGTTCGCCGAGCTGAAGACGCTGGGCGAACTGACCCAGGTCGCGTGGAAGCATGATGTACAGGTCATGATCGAAGGCCCGGGCCACGTGCCCATGCAGATGATCAAGGAGAACATGGACCTGCAGCTGGAGCACTGTCACGAGGCCCCGTTCTACACCCTTGGGCCCCTGACCACCGACATCGCGCCAGGCTACGACCACATCACTTCCGGTATCGGCGCCGCGCTGATCGGCTGGTACGGCACGGCCATGTTGTGTTACGTCACGCCCAAGGAACACCTGGGCCTGCCGAACAAGAAGGACGTGAAGGACGGGATCATCACGTACAAGATCGCGGCCCATGCGGCGGACCTGGCCAAGGGCCACCCGGGTGCGGCCATCCGCGACAACGCGCTGTCCAAGGCGCGCTTCGAGTTCCGTTGGGAAGACCAGTTCAACCTGGGCCTGGATCCCGACACGGCCAAGGAATTCCACGACGAAACCCTGCCCAAGGACTCCATGAAGGTTGCCCACTTCTGCTCGATGTGCGGACCGCACTTCTGCAGCATGAAGATCACGCAGGACGTGCGCGAATACGCCGCCAGCCAGGGCGTGGCCGAGCAGGAGGCCCTGCAGAAAGGCATGCAGGAGAAGGCGGTGGAGTTCGTGCGCAAGGGCGCGGAAATCTACCACCAGACCTGA
- a CDS encoding Bug family tripartite tricarboxylate transporter substrate binding protein, translated as MHLFKRDLTALILASATLSWGAMASDQEAVYPQRPVTLVIGFPAGGNADALARLLARYMGPPLGQKVIVQYKPGAGGNIGAEYVARTTPDGYTIFLGARPHTIHKTMYGHMKYDFSRDLVPVGLVATVPFIMVTGTHTPIATVQDVVRIARTYPGVLRCASSGVGTTSHLLCELLQQELDIDIEHVPYNGGAQPLIDVMGGRIDIYISTVAEAQPHIQAGKLRPVVAMSSVRISAMPSVPTLDEAGVSELSGLELGGWSGLLVPAGTPPHVIAKLNQSINAALLDPNLHDAMAQLSFATPRQPNTPMAFKALIVEETERWNGVLRMRNIKPLH; from the coding sequence ATGCATCTGTTTAAGCGAGACCTCACAGCCCTTATTCTGGCTAGTGCCACCTTGTCCTGGGGCGCGATGGCGTCTGACCAGGAAGCGGTATACCCGCAGCGGCCGGTTACGCTGGTGATTGGTTTCCCAGCTGGCGGTAATGCCGATGCGCTGGCCCGCCTTCTGGCTCGCTACATGGGGCCGCCACTCGGACAGAAAGTGATTGTCCAGTACAAGCCAGGTGCCGGCGGCAATATCGGCGCCGAATATGTCGCCCGCACGACGCCGGACGGCTACACGATCTTTCTTGGCGCACGCCCACACACCATACACAAAACGATGTATGGGCATATGAAGTATGACTTCTCACGCGACCTGGTTCCCGTCGGTTTGGTAGCGACGGTACCGTTCATCATGGTGACCGGCACGCATACCCCGATTGCTACCGTGCAAGATGTTGTCAGAATAGCCCGAACGTATCCTGGCGTTCTGAGGTGTGCGTCTTCCGGGGTGGGGACGACCTCTCATCTGCTTTGCGAGCTGCTACAGCAGGAACTGGATATAGACATCGAGCATGTGCCGTACAACGGTGGTGCGCAGCCGTTGATAGACGTGATGGGCGGTCGTATAGACATATACATTTCGACCGTTGCGGAAGCGCAGCCGCACATACAGGCCGGCAAACTCAGGCCGGTAGTCGCAATGTCTTCCGTGCGGATATCGGCAATGCCGTCTGTGCCTACGCTGGACGAGGCCGGCGTGTCGGAACTGTCAGGGCTTGAGCTTGGAGGCTGGAGCGGCCTGCTCGTGCCGGCCGGCACGCCACCTCATGTGATCGCAAAACTCAATCAATCAATCAACGCGGCCTTGCTGGACCCTAATCTGCACGATGCTATGGCGCAACTGTCCTTTGCTACTCCACGGCAACCCAATACGCCGATGGCGTTCAAGGCGCTGATCGTCGAAGAGACCGAACGTTGGAATGGCGTTCTGCGGATGCGCAATATCAAGCCGCTGCACTGA
- a CDS encoding c-type cytochrome, with product MSKEQEHVEEHASLIKTPKQLIVTVILAFLVPIIIILMLVNMVASYGRAGAGSNALTPEAIDKRIAPVAAFELVDANAPKVFKTGEQVFSSVCSSCHTAGVAGAPKVGDNAAWAPRIKEGFDAMMQIALHGKGAMPPKGGNPSLSDYEVARAVVFMANKSGGSLKEPAAPEQPAANQGQAAAPAQAQAKAQPAAAPATPPSTGTAAPAPTPAPPAQAAAPAQQATVNPNGEKLYKTTCFACHGTGVAGAPKFGDKAAWAKYIETGMDAMVKTAITGKGAMPPKGGAANASEADIRAAVEYMVNAAK from the coding sequence ATGAGCAAAGAGCAGGAACACGTAGAAGAACACGCCTCACTCATCAAGACCCCGAAGCAGTTGATCGTCACGGTGATTCTGGCCTTCCTGGTCCCGATCATCATCATCCTGATGCTGGTCAACATGGTGGCCTCTTATGGCCGGGCCGGCGCCGGGTCCAATGCCCTGACCCCGGAAGCCATCGACAAGCGGATTGCCCCCGTGGCCGCCTTCGAACTGGTGGATGCGAACGCCCCGAAAGTCTTTAAGACCGGCGAACAGGTTTTCAGTTCCGTCTGTAGTTCGTGCCACACGGCCGGTGTGGCAGGGGCCCCCAAAGTAGGCGACAACGCCGCCTGGGCGCCGCGCATCAAGGAAGGTTTCGATGCCATGATGCAGATCGCGCTGCACGGCAAGGGCGCCATGCCTCCGAAGGGCGGCAACCCGTCCCTGAGCGACTATGAAGTCGCCCGTGCGGTCGTGTTCATGGCGAACAAATCCGGCGGATCGCTCAAGGAACCGGCGGCGCCGGAACAGCCTGCGGCCAACCAGGGACAGGCGGCTGCTCCCGCGCAAGCCCAGGCCAAGGCGCAGCCCGCGGCCGCTCCGGCAACTCCGCCGTCCACCGGCACGGCGGCCCCTGCCCCCACGCCCGCGCCGCCCGCCCAGGCCGCCGCGCCCGCGCAGCAGGCCACCGTCAATCCCAACGGCGAAAAGCTCTACAAGACAACGTGCTTCGCTTGCCACGGCACCGGCGTGGCCGGCGCGCCGAAGTTCGGTGACAAGGCCGCGTGGGCCAAGTACATCGAGACCGGCATGGACGCGATGGTCAAGACGGCCATTACCGGCAAGGGTGCGATGCCGCCCAAGGGTGGCGCGGCCAATGCGTCGGAAGCCGATATCCGCGCAGCCGTCGAATATATGGTCAACGCCGCCAAGTAA
- a CDS encoding helix-turn-helix domain-containing protein: protein MKTFSDRLRRVRVLRGYTQAELARLAGLSQSAVASYESGERQSSRGLFKLAATLGVEAQWLDTGKGPMERAADGYGNTPASSRYAVMEDINQGGFSEARKGGEWPFANIPRNRYDGLTARDKRHLETMVGAFVDACHANYAAARPKSKPRRGD from the coding sequence GTGAAGACATTTTCAGACCGATTGAGGCGAGTACGCGTACTACGCGGCTACACCCAGGCCGAGCTGGCGCGGCTCGCAGGCCTTTCGCAAAGCGCGGTCGCCAGCTACGAAAGCGGCGAACGGCAGTCGAGCCGCGGCCTCTTCAAGCTGGCCGCGACACTGGGTGTGGAAGCACAGTGGCTGGACACCGGCAAGGGGCCGATGGAACGCGCCGCGGACGGATACGGCAACACGCCGGCAAGCAGCCGGTACGCCGTGATGGAAGACATCAATCAGGGCGGGTTCAGTGAAGCGCGCAAGGGCGGCGAATGGCCTTTCGCGAATATTCCCCGCAACCGCTACGACGGCCTGACCGCCCGCGACAAGCGGCATCTGGAGACCATGGTCGGCGCCTTCGTCGACGCCTGCCACGCCAACTACGCCGCCGCCCGGCCAAAAAGCAAACCGCGCCGCGGCGACTGA